The genomic interval ACAAACAAATTTCTCGACATTAGCTTGGTAAGCAGCATGAATGAGCTGTGCGCCCATCATTAAGTTGTCATAAAAGAGTTCTGCCGGTTTTTCTCGATTGAGACCAATTCCCCCCACATGAGCAGCAAGATGGATGATGATATCTTGGTCAGCCGCAACTTTTTGGCAATTTTGCCAGTCTCGCAGGTCTTGATCGCGCGATCGCGGTACGGTAATTTTTTCTCGTTGTGCCCCGGCTGCACACAGTTGGTCAATCACCTGGCGACCTAAAAAGCCAGCACCACCAGTGACAACAATCCGTTTATTGTTTAACTCGAGCATTTTGATCTTTATTCTCCCCAAACTAGCAGTGAAATTGAGTCGACTAATAGGACATTGAACCCATATTTTGGCGAATATAAGCCGTATCTTGAATCCGTTTATGGTTTTTCGTTTCTGGAAGCGGAAGACCTAAAGCGGTTAAATCAGCATCGACCATTAATAGGACTAATTCTTCAAAATTAACGGATGGCTCCCACCCTAGTTTTTCTTTGGTTTTTGCCGGATCGCCAATGAGCAACTCAACTTCGGCAGGGCGCAAATACCGTTGGTCAAAGCGTACATAATCCTCCCAGTTGAGATTGACATAGCCAAAAGCCAGTTCTAAGAATTCCCGCACAGAATGAGTTTCGCCGGTTGCCACTACATAATCATCCGGTTGGTCTTGCTGTAACATTAACCACATGGCTTTAACGTAGTCTTTTGCGTAACCCCAGTCCCGTTTGGCATCCAAATTTCCCATGTAGAGGTATTTTTGTTGTCCAGCTAAAATCCGCGCGATCGCGCGCGTAATTTTCCGTGTGACAAAGGTTTCACCGCGTCGAGGGGATTCATGGTTGAATAAAATACCATTACAGGCAAATAAATCATAAGATTCTCGATAATTGACGGTTTGCCAATGGGCATAAACCTTGGCGCAAGCATAAGGACTACGCGGATAAAAGGGCGTTGTTTCCTTCTGGGGAATTTCTTGAACCTTCCCAAACATTTCTGAAGAACCCGCTTGATAAAATCTCACTTGAATGCCGGTCCGATACTGATAGTCACGGATTGCTTCTAATAATCGCAAGGTTCCCATTGCTGCCGTATCTACCGTATATTCTGGAGAATCAAAACTCACTCGTACATGAGATTGCGCCCCGAGATTATAAATTTCCATCGGTTGCACTGCTTCTAAGAGGCGACGTAAGGTTGTACCATCAGTCAAATCCCCATAATGCAAGAATAACCGTGCGTTTTCTTGGTGTGGATCCACATAAATATGATCAATCCGGTCCGTATTAAACGTAGAAGTGCGACGGATAATGCCGTGCACTTCATAACCTTTCTCCAGTAACAGTTCACTTAAGTAAGAGCCATCTTGACCGGTAATTCCAGTAATCAAGGCAATTTTTTTTTCACTCATAGGTCTATGATTCACCCTTAACCAGTTGTTATATTAAAAATCTTTCCCCTTTTTTTCTAGAAATTCACTCATTCCACTCCTAAAAGTTGTGGGATTTCGTGTCCTTCCTTAGTAGTTATTGGTCATTCGTACCAAGGACAAAGGACTAATGACGAAGAACAAAGCGTGAGGATAAACTTCCCCAGCCGCTTTCTGTGACCCGGTACTCATTCACAAAAACTCCCTTAATTATAAAGGAGTTATACATGATTTTTGTCACTTTTGTAGCCAATCAAGATCTAGATTTAATAACCACCGTTATCTTGAGGAAAGAGGATGACTCCAATTGTCTTAATAATGACCCAGAAATCTAGTAACCAGTTCCGAAAATTGACATAATACACATCCATATTGACGCGCCTTTCATAGGGAATGTCGTTGCGTCCTGAAACTTGCCATAATCCAGTAATTCCAGGGGGAATCGTCAAAATTTTATCAATATGACGACCATACTTATAAAGTTCTTCGGGAACTAAAGGACGAGGCCCAACGACACTCATATCCCCGGTCAGAACATTCCAAAATTGAGGAAGTTCATCCAGACTGGTATACCGTAAAAATTTTCCCACTGGGGTTACTCGCGGATCGTCTTTGAGTTTAAATGTCTCTTCGTATTCCTTTCGTAATTCTGGATACTCCAGCATTAAGCGGTCCATCATTACATCCGCGTTATTAACCATGGTTCTAAATTTAATGCAACGGAAGGCGCGATAATTTTTACCAATCCGCTCTTGAATATAAAACACCGGTCCGGGTGAACTCAGTTTAATCAAAATTGCCAATAGCAAATAAAGCGGAGAACAGAGCAATAATACCGCTGATGAAAACAAAATATCGAATAATCGTTTGAATATTTCTCCATCTTTAGCAGCGAGGGCAATTGTTTTGTATCTTTTCTTACCGAAAAATGGGTCAACGCTACGTTTAATTGCGCCTCGTAACACCTTAACGGAGATAAGTTGGCTTTGAGCAGTCATCTTATTCCTTTCACTTCACTTCACACCACACACCCCCCATCATAAAGCCACAAGCCGAAACAAGGGAACAAATTGATGGTAATTGAGACATACCCTATTGTTTCACAGTTCTTAACCTCCAGTTCAGGTGTTTCGATTCTATCTTGAGATCAGTCATTAGTCATTAGTCATTAGGGAACAGGGAATCGGCAATTGGTCGTTTCCTCTCCCTTGCTCAATACTGACACTGATTCTTAAATTTTCTCTTCCACAACCCCTTCCGCTTGGTGAACTAGATTTCGCAATTGGTCTAAGGTTTTGGGAGAAGCATTGTTCCACATTCCCCGTTGCTGGGCTTCTAATAACCGTTCTGCAATATCTCGCATTGCCCAAGGGTTCTTTTCCTCTAAGAATTGTTGCACCGTTTCATCAAGGAGATAAGCTTGGGCAACCCCTTCATACATATAATCCTCAACACATTGGGCAGTTGCATCATAGGCAAAGAGATAATCGACAGTCGCTGAAATTTCAAATGCCCCTTTATAACCGTGACGCATCACCCCTTCTAGCCATTTTGGGTTCACAACTCGCGACCGATAAACGCGGGTGATTTCTTCACTTAATTGTCTAACTTTTGGGTTTTCCATTACAGAATTGTCCCCAAAATAAGTCTGGGGATTTTTTCCAGTGACCGAACGGACTGCTGCCGTTAAACCGCCTTGGAATTGATAGTAGTCGTCGGAGTCGAGTAAATCATGTTCGCGGTTGTCTTGGTTATGGAGGACAACTTGTAAGGTTTCGAGGCGTTG from Cyanobacteria bacterium GSL.Bin1 carries:
- the gmd gene encoding GDP-mannose 4,6-dehydratase; amino-acid sequence: MSEKKIALITGITGQDGSYLSELLLEKGYEVHGIIRRTSTFNTDRIDHIYVDPHQENARLFLHYGDLTDGTTLRRLLEAVQPMEIYNLGAQSHVRVSFDSPEYTVDTAAMGTLRLLEAIRDYQYRTGIQVRFYQAGSSEMFGKVQEIPQKETTPFYPRSPYACAKVYAHWQTVNYRESYDLFACNGILFNHESPRRGETFVTRKITRAIARILAGQQKYLYMGNLDAKRDWGYAKDYVKAMWLMLQQDQPDDYVVATGETHSVREFLELAFGYVNLNWEDYVRFDQRYLRPAEVELLIGDPAKTKEKLGWEPSVNFEELVLLMVDADLTALGLPLPETKNHKRIQDTAYIRQNMGSMSY
- a CDS encoding sugar transferase, whose protein sequence is MTAQSQLISVKVLRGAIKRSVDPFFGKKRYKTIALAAKDGEIFKRLFDILFSSAVLLLCSPLYLLLAILIKLSSPGPVFYIQERIGKNYRAFRCIKFRTMVNNADVMMDRLMLEYPELRKEYEETFKLKDDPRVTPVGKFLRYTSLDELPQFWNVLTGDMSVVGPRPLVPEELYKYGRHIDKILTIPPGITGLWQVSGRNDIPYERRVNMDVYYVNFRNWLLDFWVIIKTIGVILFPQDNGGY